The following are encoded together in the Parabacteroides chongii genome:
- a CDS encoding DUF4296 domain-containing protein: MRNKLRRYGVVLLTAALVVSCSKVPDGILSEKEMKAVLIDMQLAEAMISTDYKKYSDDAEKEVLYQSVFRKHNIEQAVYDSSLVWYGRNLDVYMQVYDLVLAELNERQKALGDVQASAAPVSKQDSVDIWPRLTYLTFEPRAVFNGITVDIKPETNYPSGSTFVLGMRVWGLNDAMKGRPVIRLSANQGDTTIVVNEKILHDGYHETVLRTIPTKQVRSVFGSIRLEGKGDSASYFKIYVDSLNLMRYNYGRYTVGTDSLKNAKQ; encoded by the coding sequence ATGCGGAATAAATTGCGCAGATACGGTGTCGTATTGTTGACGGCGGCTTTGGTGGTTTCCTGTAGTAAGGTGCCTGATGGTATTTTGTCGGAAAAGGAGATGAAGGCTGTCCTGATCGATATGCAGCTGGCGGAAGCCATGATCAGTACCGACTATAAGAAGTATAGCGACGATGCTGAGAAGGAAGTGCTTTATCAGTCCGTATTTCGCAAGCATAATATCGAACAGGCTGTTTACGACAGTTCGCTGGTTTGGTACGGGCGTAACCTGGATGTGTATATGCAGGTATACGACCTGGTGCTGGCAGAACTGAACGAACGGCAGAAGGCATTGGGGGATGTGCAGGCTAGTGCCGCTCCCGTATCCAAGCAGGATTCGGTGGATATCTGGCCGCGCCTTACGTATCTTACCTTCGAGCCGAGGGCTGTATTCAACGGGATAACGGTCGATATCAAGCCGGAGACGAATTATCCGTCCGGCAGTACGTTTGTCTTGGGTATGCGTGTCTGGGGATTGAACGACGCGATGAAGGGTCGTCCGGTAATCAGGCTGAGTGCCAACCAGGGAGATACGACCATCGTTGTAAACGAAAAGATTCTGCATGACGGTTATCATGAGACGGTTCTCCGTACGATACCGACCAAGCAGGTCAGAAGCGTATTCGGTTCTATCCGCCTGGAAGGAAAAGGTGATTCCGCCTCTTATTTCAAGATATATGTGGATAGCCTGAACCTGATGCGGTATAACTACGGACGCTATACCGTCGGGACGGACTCTCTAAAAAACGCCAAACAATAA
- a CDS encoding TrmH family RNA methyltransferase: MLSKSKVKQIRSLELKKFRNETNTFVAEGNKLVADMLHAFECDLLIAKPSWMATQGDIPAKELLEADDDDIRKASFLKNPQDVLAVFQRPAWSLEDADPQNQLILALDGIQDPGNLGTIIRLADWFGIEHIVCSQDTADAFSPKTVQATMGALVHVKVHYTDLHVYLQKQAEQQVPLYGTFLDGENIYAKELSETGIIIMGNEGNGIRPETETLVNEKLYIPNYPQERETSESLNVAIATAVVCAEFRRRRGNTG, from the coding sequence ATGCTGAGTAAGTCAAAAGTAAAACAGATACGTTCATTAGAATTAAAGAAGTTTCGCAACGAGACAAACACGTTTGTAGCCGAAGGGAATAAACTGGTGGCAGATATGCTGCATGCATTCGAATGCGACCTGCTGATCGCCAAACCGTCATGGATGGCAACGCAAGGCGATATTCCCGCCAAAGAACTGCTGGAAGCCGATGACGACGATATACGCAAAGCCAGCTTCCTGAAGAACCCGCAAGACGTACTGGCCGTTTTCCAACGTCCCGCCTGGTCATTGGAAGACGCCGATCCCCAAAATCAGCTCATCCTGGCTCTCGACGGCATACAGGATCCCGGCAACCTGGGAACGATCATACGGCTTGCCGACTGGTTCGGCATCGAACATATCGTCTGCAGCCAGGATACAGCCGATGCATTCAGTCCCAAGACAGTACAGGCGACCATGGGAGCACTCGTCCACGTAAAGGTCCATTACACAGACCTGCACGTTTATCTGCAAAAACAAGCGGAACAGCAGGTACCGCTATACGGAACATTCCTCGACGGAGAGAACATATACGCCAAAGAACTGTCAGAAACAGGCATTATCATTATGGGAAATGAAGGGAACGGCATCCGCCCCGAAACGGAAACGCTCGTGAATGAAAAGCTCTATATACCCAATTATCCCCAAGAAAGAGAAACGTCAGAGTCTCTGAACGTGGCAATCGCCACAGCCGTGGTCTGCGCCGAGTTCAGACGTCGCAGGGGAAACACCGGCTAA